One stretch of Schlesneria sp. DSM 10557 DNA includes these proteins:
- a CDS encoding HMA2 domain-containing protein: MSKAQGALKDIVAHLRDEGLVNPPISDSYARQSCLKLHKKTPFGTATAGTIVHALSGRVRIQHPLLRGNGDLSRHAVIALKMTPGITGVSASSMTGSILVHFNPSVVTTDQLLWTIENVLTSRLNELELLAGPPLRRWGESAACLGLAVVSEFFVPVVAPLTAIALVASNLPTLKRGVAELVTLNWRVFALYTVIMGTTLISGQFLAAALMQASITCWHGWSSHRLRRIIHQLKCQAQVPILTGDLQALQVLPRGTSPQSLIGTSVMFDSGAILPYDGIIESGSAALDEKCVRGIRGTSQRSEGDLVFAGSRVVTGPLQFRVTAIGQETRMAKIRDTLLSAVAGLPGRGTPTERGHSSASRFVPFTFATGTAAIMLGDLTTLAAVLRPDFATGPSMSERFSNFSSICHLWDEGWLVRDSETLHRLAKTRTVVVAHVASSPEGRATQALADAISGVDELKERVRIRNTTPSGPGLEVHEVFGPADFCRHYIRNLRSRTDKVAVMSSGQLLGQLQQDDVIRISSTPHECLNTRDFDVLGLHAEPQRVEQLWSVLQETGRPHRLGWAAVVAFNSLAISGAFLAGFTSLHVVLLTNLGALTAGLLSNRHFRQAKVLLSGNDHISEPDPSNAGTSIDCPEQAGMVQGDLQSKPSSAPTCEGVNGARNAKMSSRQKIDPRRGTASSTSSRSSDLDVISKTDPN; the protein is encoded by the coding sequence ATGTCGAAGGCCCAAGGAGCGCTCAAGGATATCGTTGCCCATTTGCGCGACGAAGGTCTAGTCAATCCGCCAATCAGCGACAGCTATGCCAGGCAGTCCTGCTTGAAGTTGCATAAGAAAACACCATTCGGCACCGCCACGGCTGGCACTATTGTGCACGCTCTTTCCGGGCGAGTCCGTATTCAACACCCTCTGCTTCGCGGGAATGGAGACCTATCGAGACACGCAGTCATTGCCTTGAAGATGACGCCCGGCATCACGGGGGTCTCTGCCAGTTCCATGACCGGATCGATTCTGGTCCACTTTAACCCGAGCGTCGTGACCACAGATCAGTTGCTGTGGACGATCGAGAATGTACTGACTTCACGATTAAACGAACTCGAATTACTGGCGGGACCACCGCTGCGGCGGTGGGGGGAATCGGCCGCCTGTCTCGGTCTGGCAGTTGTCTCGGAGTTCTTCGTACCTGTCGTTGCACCGCTGACGGCCATCGCGCTTGTTGCCAGCAACCTTCCGACGCTCAAGCGAGGTGTTGCGGAACTGGTGACGCTGAACTGGCGAGTATTTGCACTCTATACCGTGATCATGGGGACAACTCTGATCAGCGGACAGTTCCTGGCTGCAGCGTTGATGCAGGCCTCCATTACGTGCTGGCATGGCTGGTCGAGCCATCGCCTGCGGCGAATCATCCATCAACTGAAGTGTCAGGCACAAGTACCAATCCTGACGGGAGACCTTCAGGCTTTGCAGGTATTGCCTCGAGGGACATCCCCTCAATCACTGATTGGGACATCCGTAATGTTCGATTCGGGAGCGATTCTCCCGTACGACGGCATCATTGAGAGTGGGAGTGCCGCGCTCGACGAAAAGTGTGTCCGGGGTATTAGAGGGACCTCTCAACGTTCAGAAGGTGACTTGGTATTTGCCGGATCACGGGTCGTCACAGGCCCGTTGCAGTTTCGGGTCACTGCCATCGGCCAAGAGACTCGCATGGCGAAGATCAGGGATACCTTGCTGAGCGCCGTTGCTGGACTTCCTGGTCGAGGAACTCCTACCGAGCGAGGTCATTCGTCCGCATCACGGTTTGTCCCCTTCACCTTTGCCACCGGGACGGCCGCGATCATGCTGGGAGATCTGACGACGCTGGCTGCTGTCCTCAGGCCAGATTTCGCCACCGGCCCTTCGATGTCAGAACGATTCAGTAACTTTAGCAGCATCTGTCACCTCTGGGACGAGGGCTGGCTGGTTAGGGATAGCGAAACACTTCATCGCCTTGCCAAGACCCGGACTGTCGTCGTCGCGCACGTTGCGTCTTCTCCAGAGGGACGTGCTACGCAAGCGCTAGCGGATGCGATTTCCGGCGTCGACGAACTGAAGGAGCGGGTTCGAATCCGCAATACCACGCCATCAGGTCCAGGTCTCGAGGTCCATGAAGTCTTTGGGCCAGCAGACTTCTGTCGTCATTACATCCGCAACCTGCGGTCTCGGACTGACAAAGTCGCAGTGATGTCCAGTGGACAACTGCTGGGCCAGCTTCAGCAAGATGACGTGATTCGTATTTCCAGTACACCTCATGAGTGTTTAAACACGCGGGATTTCGACGTTCTGGGATTGCATGCGGAGCCACAACGAGTTGAGCAGCTTTGGAGTGTTCTGCAAGAAACGGGACGTCCCCACCGACTGGGGTGGGCCGCAGTGGTGGCGTTCAATTCGCTCGCAATTTCCGGAGCATTCCTGGCTGGTTTTACGAGTCTGCACGTGGTCTTACTGACGAATCTGGGGGCGCTGACGGCTGGGCTTCTCAGCAATCGGCATTTCAGGCAGGCGAAGGTTCTGCTTTCAGGAAATGACCACATCTCCGAGCCTGACCCCAGTAACGCAGGCACGTCTATAGACTGTCCTGAACAAGCTGGCATGGTTCAGGGCGATTTGCAGAGCAAACCATCCAGTGCCCCGACATGTGAAGGGGTGAATGGGGCCAGGAATGCGAAAATGAGCTCACGTCAGAAAATCGATCCCCGACGCGGAACCGCTTCGTCGACGTCCTCACGATCATCGGATCTGGACGTCATCAGCAAGACCGACCCAAACTGA
- a CDS encoding DUF454 family protein, whose product MAIQIMGKSPQLTLFFDRSTARLSRKNMELLGQTLSDVEGVESVQVRRVWYGCQSLTVQFDPNDEPNSILRKMARALRKVDGNSSGKDDDASGQNSNGCQFRLLSSEAAPAESAATQGFHGLDVASSGYLRSVQRLRELSYAVLTLGCFGMSWVGLVVPGIPTVPFVLLTAHFGLQASPRLRRSLLRSRMFGQMMRDWQAHRAIRRNVQLQAYFFTTLIVVAGFLTSPPIPILYGVMLVGSFFGFYAVSKILVLEQDGTIRRNRRTTAVQLSLSPAVGTV is encoded by the coding sequence ATGGCGATTCAGATTATGGGCAAGTCGCCTCAATTGACTCTGTTCTTTGATCGATCGACGGCGCGACTTTCGCGGAAAAATATGGAGCTGCTGGGACAGACCCTTTCCGATGTTGAGGGAGTCGAGTCCGTGCAGGTCCGTCGTGTCTGGTACGGCTGTCAAAGTCTCACCGTGCAGTTTGATCCGAATGACGAACCCAATTCGATTCTGCGAAAAATGGCCCGGGCTTTGCGTAAAGTTGACGGGAACAGCTCTGGGAAGGACGACGACGCTTCGGGGCAGAATTCGAACGGATGCCAGTTTCGACTATTGTCATCAGAAGCCGCCCCGGCTGAGTCGGCAGCAACTCAAGGCTTCCACGGACTGGATGTGGCCTCTTCAGGATACCTTCGCTCGGTCCAGCGGCTTCGAGAATTGAGTTACGCGGTCCTGACATTGGGTTGCTTTGGCATGTCCTGGGTGGGACTCGTCGTACCGGGGATCCCCACAGTCCCCTTCGTGCTCCTCACGGCTCACTTCGGCCTTCAGGCTTCACCTCGACTGCGACGTTCTTTATTGCGAAGTCGTATGTTTGGCCAAATGATGCGCGACTGGCAGGCGCATCGCGCCATCCGGCGCAATGTTCAATTGCAGGCGTACTTCTTTACGACGCTTATCGTTGTCGCGGGGTTTCTTACGTCTCCCCCGATTCCGATCCTCTATGGGGTGATGCTCGTCGGAAGCTTCTTCGGGTTCTACGCAGTGTCGAAGATTCTGGTCCTGGAGCAGGATGGCACGATAAGACGGAACCGGCGCACAACAGCGGTGCAGCTTTCTCTGAGCCCCGCAGTTGGGACCGTGTAA
- a CDS encoding HEAT repeat domain-containing protein: MRMRLTGTLATVVVCCAMSFAIAQDHELTVLNKQLESGSLEEKAKAAEILGGIGPAAADSVPFLIKTLDDKDAGLRYEAIDALGRIAANPEQAVPALTAVLSDPIPLLRHSAVTALRKYGANAEPAIPQLKKVLQDKELLVAVSAARAIAEIEIESGKREHAKDLIPVLVSGLKSDRHDVANESVQGLVFIGAPAVAATKEVISNSNPSASMHACDALAGIGADASSAVDNLISAAKSSESKLRWHAISALGDIGPAAKAAIPTVIAALTDTDAQVRFNAAHALQQFGEAAVPALVEALKNEKTQHAVVTILAGIGPAAKGAVAPLAALISSKNPSLQRESIVALAAIGDAAKSTTPALIKSLDDKQFKARPAAAYALGKLKAKDAVPSLKNSLNTSDDEILQLASIWALLQIDPKNDEYQSIGLPKLVTALSNERADIRREAVETIGQFGAKAKNAVPELQKRLADQDPTVRRETLIALAEIGPDSQPAVEAVVKVLSDADPALRPVACYTLGKIGKGSSAAVSHLQKQMKSRDTYERTIAAWALVHVAPDEKTVEVAIPLLAAALHGSANPKIRIEVAETLGKIGNGSHLAKDALSLALKDSDESVRKAAEAAIAKLK; this comes from the coding sequence ATGAGAATGCGACTGACAGGAACGCTGGCGACGGTAGTAGTGTGTTGCGCGATGTCTTTCGCCATAGCTCAAGATCATGAGCTGACGGTGTTGAACAAGCAACTGGAATCAGGATCGCTGGAAGAGAAAGCCAAAGCTGCCGAAATTCTGGGTGGAATCGGCCCCGCGGCGGCAGATTCCGTCCCGTTTCTGATTAAGACACTCGACGACAAAGACGCTGGTCTTCGCTATGAAGCGATTGACGCTCTCGGTCGCATTGCAGCAAATCCTGAACAGGCCGTTCCCGCGTTGACCGCAGTTCTGTCAGACCCCATCCCGCTGCTGCGTCACAGTGCCGTGACCGCACTTCGCAAGTACGGTGCCAACGCGGAACCGGCGATTCCACAACTGAAGAAGGTCCTCCAGGACAAAGAGCTGCTTGTGGCCGTCAGCGCCGCTCGCGCGATCGCTGAAATTGAGATCGAATCAGGGAAGCGTGAGCACGCAAAAGACCTGATTCCCGTCCTTGTGTCGGGGCTGAAGAGTGACCGCCATGACGTGGCCAACGAATCGGTCCAGGGCCTTGTGTTTATTGGTGCCCCCGCCGTGGCTGCAACGAAGGAAGTCATCAGCAATTCCAATCCCTCGGCCAGCATGCATGCTTGTGACGCCCTTGCCGGAATTGGTGCCGACGCCTCCAGTGCCGTCGATAACCTCATCTCCGCCGCAAAATCGTCAGAATCCAAACTCCGTTGGCACGCAATCAGCGCGCTTGGGGATATTGGCCCGGCTGCGAAAGCAGCGATCCCCACGGTGATTGCCGCTCTGACGGATACTGACGCACAAGTTCGTTTCAATGCTGCTCACGCACTTCAGCAATTTGGCGAAGCAGCCGTCCCGGCACTGGTCGAAGCTCTGAAGAATGAAAAGACACAGCATGCCGTCGTGACGATCCTGGCTGGCATTGGTCCCGCAGCGAAAGGGGCAGTAGCTCCGCTGGCGGCACTGATCAGTTCCAAGAACCCCAGTCTGCAACGAGAATCCATTGTCGCGCTGGCTGCCATTGGCGATGCCGCAAAGTCGACGACCCCAGCTTTGATCAAGTCACTTGATGACAAGCAGTTCAAAGCCCGTCCGGCTGCGGCCTATGCCCTCGGCAAGCTGAAAGCAAAAGACGCAGTCCCTTCACTCAAGAACAGCCTGAACACTTCGGATGACGAAATCCTGCAGCTCGCCAGCATCTGGGCATTGCTTCAGATCGATCCCAAGAACGATGAGTACCAATCAATTGGCCTCCCTAAACTCGTCACGGCGCTGAGCAACGAACGAGCCGACATCCGTCGAGAAGCCGTTGAAACGATTGGTCAATTCGGCGCCAAGGCCAAAAATGCTGTACCTGAATTGCAGAAGCGTCTGGCCGACCAGGACCCGACTGTGCGCCGAGAAACCCTGATTGCTCTGGCGGAAATTGGTCCTGACAGTCAGCCCGCTGTTGAAGCCGTTGTAAAAGTCCTCTCGGACGCTGACCCCGCTTTGCGACCCGTCGCCTGCTACACGCTCGGAAAGATCGGAAAGGGTTCATCGGCGGCCGTCTCGCACCTGCAAAAACAGATGAAGAGCCGGGATACATACGAGAGAACAATTGCCGCCTGGGCTCTTGTTCACGTCGCTCCTGATGAAAAGACGGTTGAAGTTGCAATTCCGCTGCTCGCAGCAGCATTGCACGGTTCGGCCAACCCCAAGATTCGCATCGAAGTCGCAGAGACACTTGGCAAGATCGGAAACGGTTCACACCTGGCCAAGGACGCTCTTTCGTTGGCTTTGAAAGACTCTGACGAATCTGTTCGTAAAGCCGCAGAAGCAGCGATCGCCAAATTGAAGTAG